A stretch of Lathyrus oleraceus cultivar Zhongwan6 chromosome 6, CAAS_Psat_ZW6_1.0, whole genome shotgun sequence DNA encodes these proteins:
- the LOC127095226 gene encoding cation/H(+) antiporter 15-like: MQSQLRTVQKLRFDVELRIVACVHNAKHANNMIHVIEATNATRLSPIHVSVAHLVQLTRHGTAILVSQMDNSNSTIGGAEATNYGSQLEFESITNAFEKLVEQYNAIRFDISSVVSSYTTIHEDIYNVAEEKRASLILLPFHKDYSTIEDAPEIIHNEHCEINKNVLQKAPCSVGIFVDRGLGSLLEIKLRIIMIFIGGPDDREALSIAWRMAGHPGTQLHVVRINLLGKAAEETKLKMEKSKSRHGMLLTVIDNVMQKELDEECIISFRRKAVNNNDSILYSEKEVHSNTGEEIPTLLNDIDKPGYDLYIVGQGSGKNSVIFSRLLEWCDHPELGVIGDILASTSFGTQSSVLIVQQYLVGRKRVMRKCHEVKSGTENL, from the coding sequence ATGCAATCGCAATTAAGGACCGTGCAAAAACTGAGGTTCGATGTGGAGCTTCGAATCGTCGCTTGTGTCCACAATGCTAAACATGCCAATAACATGATCCATGTCATTGAAGCCACAAATGCTACTAGACTTTCACCTATACATGTATCAGTAGCTCACTTAGTTCAACTCACTAGACATGGCACAGCTATTCTTGTTTCACAGATGGATAATTCAAACAGCACGATTGGTGGCGCAGAAGCAACCAACTATGGATCACAATTAGAGTTTGAGAGCATAACTAATGCATTTGAAAAACTCGTAGAACAATACAATGCGATTAGGTTTGACATATCAAGTGTTGTCTCGTCCTACACAACTATCCATGAGGACATTTACAATGTTGCCGAAGAGAAACGCGCCAGCCTAATTCTCCTTCCCTTTCACAAAGACTACTCAACAATAGAAGATGCTCCAGAAATAATCCACAATGAACATTGTGAGATAAACAAAAATGTTCTACAAAAAGCACCTTGTTCGGTAGGGATCTTTGTGGATCGCGGTTTAGGATCGTTGTTAGAAATAAAATTACGCATTATAATGATTTTCATCGGTGGACCTGACGACCGTGAAGCCTTGTCTATTGCATGGAGAATGGCGGGGCATCCAGGAACACAATTACATGTTGTGAGGATCAATCTGTTAGGTAAGGCTGCAGAAGAAACAAAACTAAAAATGGAAAAAAGCAAGTCTCGTCATGGAATGTTGTTGACGGTTATAGACAATGTGATGCAAAAAGAGTTGGATGAAGAGTGTATAATTTCCTTTAGGCGTAAAGCAGTGAACAATAACGATTCAATTCTTTACTCAGAGAAGGAAGTCCATTCAAATACGGGCGAAGAGATTCCAACGCTTCTTAACGATATTGATAAACCTGGATATGATTTGTACATTGTTGGACAAGGAAGCGGTAAGAACTCGGTGATTTTTTCGAGGTTGTTGGAATGGTGCGACCATCCTGAACTTGGTGTTATAGGTGACATATTGGCTTCAACTAGCTTTGGTACGCAATCTTCTGTGCTTATTGTGCAACAATATTTGGTTGGAAGAAAACGCGTTATGAGAAAATGTCATGAAGTGAAAAGTGGTACTGAAAATTTGTAA
- the LOC127095227 gene encoding cation/H(+) antiporter 15: MIHVIEATNATRLSPIHVSVAHLVQLTRHGTAILVSQMDNSNSTIGGAEATNYGSQLEFESITNAFEKLVEQYNAIRFDISSVVSSYTTIHEDIYNVAEEKRASLILLPFHKDYSTIEDAPEIIHNEHCEINKNVLQKAPCSVGIFVGRGLGSLLEIKLRIIMIFIGGPDDREALSIAWRMAGHPGTQLHVVRINLLGKAAEETKLKMEKSKSRHGMLSTVIDNVMQKELDEECIIPLEKEVHSNTGEEIPTLLNDIDKPGYDLYIVGQGSGKNSVIFSRLLEWCDHPELGVIGDILASTSFGTQSSVLIVQQYLVGRKRVMRKCHEVKTGTENL, from the exons ATGATCCATGTCATTGAAGCCACAAATGCTACTAGACTTTCACCTATACATGTATCAGTAGCTCACTTAGTTCAACTCACTAGACATGGCACAGCTATTCTTGTTTCACAGATGGATAATTCAAACAGCACGATTGGTGGCGCAGAAGCAACCAACTATGGATCACAATTAGAGTTTGAGAGCATAACTAATGCATTTGAAAAACTCGTAGAACAATACAATGCGATTAGGTTTGACATATCAAGTGTTGTCTCGTCCTACACAACTATCCATGAGGACATTTACAATGTTGCCGAAGAGAAACGCGCCAGCCTAATTCTCCTTCCCTTTCACAAAGACTACTCAACAATAGAAGATGCTCCAGAAATAATCCACAATGAACATTGTGAGATAAACAAAAACGTTCTACAAAAAGCACCTTGTTCGGTAGGGATCTTTGTGGGTCGCGGTTTAGGATCGTTGTTAGAAATAAAATTACGCATTATAATGATTTTCATCGGTGGACCTGACGACCGTGAAGCCTTGTCTATTGCATGGAGAATGGCGGGGCATCCAGGAACACAATTACATGTTGTGAGGATCAATCTGTTAGGTAAGGCTGCAGAAGAAACAAAACTAAAAATGGAAAAAAGCAAGTCTCGTCATGGAATGTTGTCGACGGTTATAGACAATGTGATGCAAAAAGAGTTGGATGAAGAGTGTATAATTCCTTTAG AGAAGGAAGTCCATTCGAATACGGGCGAAGAGATTCCAACGCTTCTTAACGATATTGATAAACCTGGATATGATTTGTACATTGTTGGACAAGGAAGCGGTAAGAACTCGGTGATTTTTTCGAGGTTGTTGGAATGGTGCGACCATCCTGAACTTGGTGTTATAGGTGACATATTGGCTTCAACTAGCTTTGGTACGCAATCTTCTGTGCTTATTGTGCAACAATATTTGGTTGGAAGAAAACGCGTTATGAGAAAATGTCATGAAGTGAAAACTGGTACTGAAAATTTGTAA